The following nucleotide sequence is from Streptomyces leeuwenhoekii.
GAGGTCTCCTTCACCCTTCCGGTGATGCCCTCCGGCCTCGACGCCGACTCCCTGGCGCTGCTGGAGTCCGCCAACGACCACGGCGTCCAGGTCTCCACGGTCAACCTCATGACCATGAACTACGGCGAGTCCTGGACCGGGGACATGGGCGACTACGCCGTCACCTCCGCCGAGGCCGCCCACACCCAGCTGCAGCGGGTCTTCGGCCTGTCCGACGCGGCGGCCTGGAAGGGCATGGCCCTCACCTCGATGATCGGCGTCAACGATGTCGCCGGGGAGACCTTCACCCTCTCCGACGCGGCGCAGGTGCGCGCCTTCGCCACCGGGAAGGGGATCGCCTGGGTGTCGGCCTGGGCCTCCTTCCGCGACCGGCGGTGCGGCGACGACTCGGCCGGGGAGGACGCGTCCACCGAGTGCAGCGGGGTGGAGCAGGAGGACGGGGCGTTCGCCCAGGCGTTCTCGGGGTGAGCGGTACGGGCCCCGACGGGACCCGGCCCGTTCAGCGCCGCCGGTACACCAGGCGCCCCGCGACGACGGTCGCCACGCAGGCCGCGGCCCCGCGTTCGGCGAGCGCGGCCTCGTCGGGGACGTCGAAGACGGCGAACCGGGCCGCGGAGCCACGCTCCCTCGGGGGTGCGAACGTCACCGGCGCACCGCAGGCGTACGGGTCGAGCGAGGGCACCCCGCCGGGGCGTCCGATCCGGCCGACCACCGCGAGCCCGGAGCGGTGCACGGCGTCGCGCACCGCGCGGATGCGCAGTTCGCCGCAGGCCACCGCCACCGTCCCGTGGCTCAGCATGCGTTGCAGCCCGCGCCGGGCGCTGGCTCCCCAGCGGGCCTCGTCGGGTGCCAGGGCGGCCAGCGCCCGGCCGGTCAGCGGTTCGGTACCCAGCTCGTCGGCCTCGCGCGGGTCGGGGTGGTAGGCGCCCTCCAGCAGCTCGTCGCCGTACGGGTTGACGAGCCCGGGGGTGAGGATGCCGGGCCACCGGCGCAGCCTGGCCCCCGGGCGGGCGGCGGCGACTTCCTCCAGGGGGCCGGCCTCGGCGATCCAGGCGCCTTCGACGGCGAGCGCCCGGCCCCTGGAGTCCGCGTGGATCGTCAGCACGGGCGGGGTCAGTTGGAGGCGAGCAGCTTCAGCTCGGGGTGCGCGGTCCCGCCCTCGATCGCCGTGGAGGAGATGTGCGAGACCACCCGGTCGTCGACGGGGTCGTTCGCCGGGTCGTCGTGGACGACGAGGTGCTCGTACGTCGTGGACCGCTGGGCCGGGACGCGGCCCGCCTTGCGGATCAGGTCGATGATCTCCAGGCGGTTGGACCGGTGCCTGGCGCCGGCCGAGGACACCACGTTCTCCTCCAGCATGATGGAGCCGAGGTCGTCGGCGCCGTAGTGCAGGGAGAGCTGGCCGACCTCCTTGCCCGTGGTGAGCCAGGAGCCCTGGATGTGGGCCACGTTGTCGAGGAACAGGCGGGCGATCGCGATCATCCGCAGGTACTCGAAGATGGTCGCCTGCGTACGGCCCTTCAGATGGTTGTTCTCGGGCTGGTAGGTGTACGGGATGAAGGCGCGGAAGCCGCCCGTGCGGTCCTGTACGTCGCGGATCATGCGCAGGTGCTCGATGCGCTCGGCGTTGGTCTCGCCGGTGCCCATCAGCATGGTGGAGGTCGACTCCACGCCCAGCCGGTGCGCGATCTCCATGATCTCCAGCCAGCGTTCGCCGGACTCCTTCAGCGGCGCGATGGCCTTGCGCGGCCGCTCGGGCAGCAGCTCCGCGCCGGCCCCGGCGAAGGAGTCGAGCCCGGCGTCGCGGATGCGGGTGATCGCCTCCTCGACGCTCACCCCGGAGATCCGGGCCATGTGCTCGACCTCGCTCGCCCCCAGGCTGTGGATGACGAGCTGCGGGAACTCCTTCTTGATGGCGGCGAAGTGCTTCTCGTAGTACTCGACGCCGAAGTCGGGGTGGTGGCCGCCCTGGAACATGATCTGCGTACCGCCCAGTTCGACGGTCTCGGCGCAGCGGCGCAGGATGTCGTCGAGGTCGCGGGTCCAGCCCTTGTCGCTCTT
It contains:
- the mqnC gene encoding cyclic dehypoxanthinyl futalosine synthase — protein: MTEKADLQPILDRAAAGGRITPDEALALYRDAPLHALGAAADAVRRRRYAGTEHIATYIIERNINYTNVCVTACKFCAFYAPPKSDKGWTRDLDDILRRCAETVELGGTQIMFQGGHHPDFGVEYYEKHFAAIKKEFPQLVIHSLGASEVEHMARISGVSVEEAITRIRDAGLDSFAGAGAELLPERPRKAIAPLKESGERWLEIMEIAHRLGVESTSTMLMGTGETNAERIEHLRMIRDVQDRTGGFRAFIPYTYQPENNHLKGRTQATIFEYLRMIAIARLFLDNVAHIQGSWLTTGKEVGQLSLHYGADDLGSIMLEENVVSSAGARHRSNRLEIIDLIRKAGRVPAQRSTTYEHLVVHDDPANDPVDDRVVSHISSTAIEGGTAHPELKLLASN